CCATGAATCAGAGAATGCAAAAAAGGAACAATTTGTTCGAGAACGAcgcaaaaaaagagaaaaaaaatttataagtagaTTGAACCGATTCGATCTACTTATCTAGCTGGTTTAAAGGCTATATTTAACTATGATTTATTAGGTTTTTTTATTGggatttttttcgtttgaaatttcAGCAGATTGCCAACTGCCAGACGACTAGtagcaaaaatttatgattattgaaCTCGAATCGGATGTTCTTTTAATaactatcattaaaatatttttttacatatatctttagcaaaatatttcttgccAATTTTTTAACCAACACttctatcgaaatttttttttccaacgaaaagttaaattttaataataggatttgtttttatattttataaatttatgaaaaataataaaaatttggtaaaaaaaaaataacatgtcatttcagaaatagaaaatgaaaatgtaataaattcttattctagGAGAAAAATGGCACTTTCACCGAAAATTGTTAACGCCAACTTTTCACAGTGGTCTTTTGGAATTGTATTTAAAGACGACAATTAGAGAAgcccaaatattaatttcatgccTCAGAAAAGAAATTGGCAAACCAGAATTCGATATTGTTCCTTATGCTAAACGAGCAGCGTTGGACATAATATGCGGTAAGACGATTTAATATCGCATAATCTTTCTTTtagcaatatatttatcgcCCTTGCtacgaaaaataatctattttacctaataaatttttacttattttcaatCTACTTTTATTGTTATCTTTGTCAACAAATCtcgttttaaaatacattcagattcatttataaatagatttatttacatgaataagtcaaaagaaagaatatatatcgttaaaattaatagatataaagtaaataaaaattttttaacaaaaaagcAATACAAGATCAAATaacattcgaataataattttcgaatatgataaatttttgttatttaattatattcacgaTACATCTTATGTGATGAcagtcatatttttttaaaattttttaaaataaacgattctAAACTCTAAAAACAATACGCATTTTATTCTTCACAATTATGAATATCGACGAATTTTCttgtcatttttcaaatttaagcCAACCATAATAATAGTTCTGTCGGAATTTGATagtttcagttttttttttattttttgtttccgaTCATTTTTGTACCGATTGAATCCATTATGTTTATAATCCCTGTTTTTATAATCCTTCTTTTTACCGCGTTTCCCATagcttctaaaataaaattatatatttatttatctttttttattatacacgcGCACACGCGTATATAAAAAGTAGAGAATTTTAGTTTCGTTATTACCGTGACTTTTCTTTATgcaatttcgattttcttttgttatgattaatttttgttactttTAATCTCCGTTTTCTTTTCGGCttagataattcaattatacgtTGAGTGGctggaaaataattctaattaccaattatttctaatttctaattttttttttttatttaaaaaagaatgaatttcataaatttccttTCACATAATACAAGAATCGTAAAGAATACTTTACTAAATGTctctattaatctattaataaatgaaaatcattccaaaatattatttatatatatctcctCTAGTTGCTAGTTTATAAAAAGACATAAGAATCATGGCtcgtaaatgaaaattcatgaaaaatcaTTCCAAAATACGAACCGACTGCCGTAAGAGCACTGGGTGCTACGTATCCAACTGGTTTAGAGGGATATTGATACGGAATTCGTGGCTTTGAAAGTTCGATTATTCGTGGTGATGCTTTTGGGATCTGCGATAGATTTGATCGTACTTGAAATTGCTTCTCATCGATTCGCTGCCGTGGTTGGGCTAATTGATTAGTGCGTTCGGTTATTTCATAAAGGAGAGCCGATGCTTTCACCTATTACAGGTAAAGTACACAATTCCGTTTCACACGCGATGTGACAATAAAGTTTCGAGAATAATTCGTTTAACCCTCGCAATCCGATGGCTGAGTTACTTTTCGACCCAGTCGATAATGATGCTAATTTGGTGACTAAtcaaataactttaattagatataatattgttttaaatttaatattaattttttctttttttttcaaaattaagtgAGTTTGGATCTATGATCTGGAACGTGTATACCCAGACTCGTACTTCGAGGGTTAAAGTACGTAGTATATGTACGTAGCATCGAGATCCATCGTTTGTAACTGTATCTAGTAACTTACTTTCTGGTATCTGCATGCGGATACTTATGTTTCTCAAGTTCACGTGTACACTGCGGggttaagttatatatttttcaatgtacGTGTCATTTCGAACGAAAGTCATATACTTACGTGGCtagattctaaaataatttcgttgtaGGTCTTGGTcttcaattttgtaattttcgaaGCGATGTTTCGTTTCGCAGACTGTTTAAGGGATTTATCTGCATTCGCATAATCAGATACTGGAGTTAATATGTTATTGTTACGGTTTTCTTGCGATTTTGTGAACTTGCTCACGAACATCTTGCCAAAGCAATTAAATGATTCGTCTGATCCCCAGTGTCGAGTAGTGAGTA
This DNA window, taken from Apis cerana isolate GH-2021 linkage group LG5, AcerK_1.0, whole genome shotgun sequence, encodes the following:
- the LOC114577542 gene encoding uncharacterized protein LOC114577542, with amino-acid sequence MATLLTTRHWGSDESFNCFGKMFVSKFTKSQENRNNNILTPVSDYANADKSLKQSAKRNIASKITKLKTKTYNEIILESSHVKASALLYEITERTNQLAQPRQRIDEKQFQVRSNLSQIPKASPRIIELSKPRIPYQYPSKPVGYVAPSALTAVATQRIIELSKPKRKRRLKVTKINHNKRKSKLHKEKSRSYGKRGKKKDYKNRDYKHNGFNRYKNDRKQKIKKKLKLSNSDRTIIMVGLNLKNDKKIRRYS